The Zestosphaera sp. genome includes a window with the following:
- a CDS encoding zinc finger domain-containing protein, producing MAQASEFKGRGAVIVEAATPPICGSCGKLISPHEKAVRFMCPNCGVVVIWRCSKCRDLSNPYKCPNCGFEGP from the coding sequence ATGGCGCAGGCGAGCGAGTTTAAGGGCAGGGGGGCAGTGATTGTAGAGGCGGCAACCCCTCCGATATGCGGTAGTTGCGGCAAGCTGATATCCCCGCATGAGAAGGCCGTGAGGTTCATGTGCCCTAACTGCGGTGTGGTGGTTATTTGGAGGTGCAGTAAGTGCAGGGATCTCTCGAACCCGTATAAGTGCCCTAACTGCGGGTTCGAGGGTCCTTGA
- a CDS encoding type II/IV secretion system ATPase subunit, translating into MSSSSKPKPTSGLLGRLGRKKREEVVVASPTAQFSEAAKVLSYELLSIKKGYRILETYPILEPFASINIVEEEANGRLFYEVYEISLTPEERDIYKQIYEHMMWEMKPVASLSGDAINEIRITARRIMDLFQIRFPRTPSLSWSKINYYIERDFLGYGMLDPIFRDRYVEDISCNGPGKSVYVWHRKYESLPTNVIFRNEIELDEYVLKLAHMAGKHISVAYPVLDAILPGGHRVAATFSKEVSTSGSSFTIRKFSESPITIADMINFGTISSDIAAYFWLAMDYKLTTLVLGVTGAGKTSTLNAMATLLRPTYKVVTIEDTPELKLPLENWVQLVSRPSYLGGAGEVSLYQLVRVSLRYRPDVIIVGEVRGDEAYVLFQSIATGHSGITTLHAESIDAAVKRLTSPPMNIPPSYIPLVNIALLIRRVTLVDERGKPRPARKITNVWEVRGVGEYDEIAKWDPAKNRFSISLENSAVLRRVSELTGKTRDELLEELIRRKMLLEWLVATRKTAYRDVATWIQRYYLDPVRTLREGPLYGSTT; encoded by the coding sequence TTGAGTTCATCTTCGAAACCCAAGCCCACGTCAGGCTTGTTAGGAAGGCTAGGCAGGAAGAAGAGGGAGGAGGTCGTTGTAGCGTCTCCTACCGCGCAGTTCAGCGAAGCCGCTAAGGTACTCTCTTACGAACTCTTAAGCATTAAGAAGGGGTACAGGATCCTCGAGACCTACCCAATACTCGAGCCGTTCGCCTCAATAAACATAGTTGAGGAGGAGGCGAACGGCAGGCTGTTCTACGAGGTCTACGAGATCTCGCTGACCCCTGAGGAGAGGGACATCTACAAGCAGATCTACGAGCACATGATGTGGGAGATGAAACCCGTGGCCAGCCTATCAGGGGACGCGATAAACGAGATAAGGATCACCGCCAGGAGGATCATGGACCTCTTCCAGATAAGATTCCCCAGAACACCCTCCCTCTCATGGAGTAAGATCAACTACTACATAGAGAGGGACTTCCTCGGGTACGGGATGCTCGACCCGATCTTCAGGGACAGGTACGTGGAGGACATATCGTGCAACGGCCCGGGGAAGTCCGTGTACGTGTGGCACAGGAAGTATGAGTCACTGCCGACCAACGTCATCTTCAGGAACGAGATAGAGCTTGACGAGTACGTCCTCAAGCTCGCCCACATGGCCGGCAAGCACATATCGGTCGCGTACCCTGTTCTCGACGCAATACTGCCGGGCGGGCACCGGGTGGCCGCGACCTTCAGCAAGGAGGTCTCGACCTCCGGATCCTCCTTCACGATAAGGAAGTTCAGCGAGTCACCCATAACGATAGCCGACATGATCAACTTCGGCACCATATCCTCCGATATAGCCGCATACTTCTGGCTCGCCATGGACTACAAGCTGACCACCCTAGTGCTCGGCGTTACTGGAGCTGGGAAGACAAGCACACTTAACGCAATGGCGACCCTCCTCCGACCCACCTACAAGGTGGTCACGATAGAGGACACGCCGGAGCTCAAGCTACCTCTGGAGAACTGGGTTCAGCTGGTCTCAAGGCCCTCATACCTCGGGGGCGCCGGCGAGGTGTCACTCTACCAGCTCGTGAGGGTGTCCCTCAGGTACAGGCCGGACGTGATAATAGTGGGTGAGGTCAGGGGTGATGAGGCGTACGTGCTCTTCCAGAGCATAGCCACAGGGCACTCAGGCATCACGACACTTCACGCCGAGAGCATAGACGCGGCGGTGAAGAGGCTCACGTCACCCCCTATGAACATACCTCCGTCCTACATACCCCTCGTGAACATAGCCCTCCTGATTAGGAGGGTGACGCTGGTCGACGAGAGGGGTAAGCCGAGGCCCGCCAGGAAGATAACGAACGTGTGGGAGGTGAGGGGTGTCGGGGAGTACGATGAGATCGCCAAGTGGGACCCCGCCAAGAATAGGTTCAGCATAAGCCTGGAGAACAGCGCAGTCCTCAGGAGGGTGTCGGAGTTGACGGGTAAGACCAGGGATGAGTTGTTGGAGGAGCTCATCAGGAGGAAGATGCTGCTAGAGTGGCTGGTGGCGACCCGCAAGACCGCCTACAGGGACGTGGCTACCTGGATTCAGAGGTACTACCTAGACCCAGTAAGGACTTTGCGCGAGGGCCCCCTCTATGGCTCCACGACGTAA
- a CDS encoding TatD family hydrolase has product MFPVSDAHAHVSPAGLGGSLVGRKFREAGGWFIALVSLPPTNYGLRGDLNGLLKSFDIHARECLKARSEGLSVACLAGVHPAYVDELVRAVGVNRVDEVLSMVRRALESLRRLRLEGLIEGFGEFGRPHYKTLPESVVVNDVVLREVLEVCSDTDSVLHLHTEQGGSATVASVDALVKSAGASKCRVVFHHASLAVVRAAENLGYHSTVLGREDLLLNILELNPSRVLVESDFIDDPRRPGVVMYPWDLAGEVGKLLAKEGGHEEALRKCLVDNVRELYGVKPET; this is encoded by the coding sequence ATGTTCCCCGTGTCTGACGCTCACGCACATGTATCACCCGCAGGATTGGGTGGTTCGCTTGTGGGCAGGAAGTTCAGGGAGGCGGGCGGCTGGTTCATAGCTCTGGTCTCACTGCCGCCAACGAATTACGGCCTCAGAGGAGATCTTAATGGGCTTCTTAAATCCTTCGATATTCATGCACGCGAATGCCTGAAGGCCAGGTCCGAGGGCCTTAGCGTGGCCTGCCTGGCGGGCGTCCACCCGGCTTACGTGGACGAGCTTGTCAGGGCTGTGGGCGTCAACAGGGTTGACGAGGTTCTCAGCATGGTTAGGAGGGCTTTGGAGAGCCTTAGGAGGTTGAGGTTGGAGGGCCTCATAGAGGGGTTCGGGGAGTTCGGGCGTCCTCACTACAAGACGTTGCCTGAGTCCGTAGTAGTTAATGATGTGGTGCTGAGGGAGGTTCTTGAGGTATGCAGCGACACGGACTCGGTGCTCCATCTACACACGGAGCAGGGCGGCTCGGCGACGGTCGCGTCCGTCGACGCTCTCGTGAAGTCTGCTGGGGCTTCTAAGTGCAGGGTCGTCTTCCACCATGCAAGCCTGGCCGTCGTCAGGGCTGCTGAGAATCTGGGCTATCACTCGACAGTCCTCGGCCGTGAGGACCTCCTGCTCAACATTCTGGAGTTAAACCCTTCGAGAGTTCTGGTCGAGAGCGACTTCATAGACGATCCCAGGAGGCCGGGGGTCGTGATGTACCCGTGGGATCTGGCTGGGGAGGTCGGCAAGCTCCTTGCCAAGGAGGGCGGGCATGAGGAAGCGCTTAGGAAGTGCCTAGTTGACAACGTGAGGGAGCTTTACGGAGTAAAGCCTGAGACCTAA
- a CDS encoding CDC48 family AAA ATPase — MFNRSKEYVLRVAEAGKNDAFRGKVRIPERILNAIGAEEGDAVEIVGRKNTVAIVWPALPEDDDKDLIRMDGVLRKNAGVSIGDRVLVRRIEVKQALTVKLALTDASSQVSGGESALRIIKRRLLNYAVVEEDVVPFQLLGSVMFLKVVSTRPAGPVVIGEQTRLILVNKPAQTLRMMRVTYEDVGGMKDVVERVRELVELPLKHPELFRKLGIEPPKGVLLYGPPGCGKTLLAKAVATEADAYFIAINGPEIMSKYYGESEQRLREIFEEARKNAPAIIFIDEIDSIAPKREEVIGEVEKRVVAQLLTLMDGLEGRGDVIVIGATNRIDAVDPALRRPGRFDREIEIPMPNKQGRFEILQIHTRNVPLAEDVNLAKLAEVTHGFTGADLAALVKEAALNAIKRALNGLNLDDDLPPDIYSGLAVSMNDLMNALKAVHPSGLRELFVEVPEVRWSDIGGLEDVKQELREVIEWPLKNPESYERLGVESPRGILLYGPPGCGKTLLAKAVATESGANFIAIKGPEILSKWVGESEKAIREIFRRARQVAPAIIFFDEIDSIAPLRGVSGDSYVSERVVSQLLTEMDSIEKLGNVVVIAATNRPDLVDPALLRPGRLEKLIYVPQPDLRARLDILSVLTRKSPLAPDVSLEELARRTEGYSGADLTALVREAAFSALRRSPDASHISREDFERALRKIPPSLTQDIIKFYEVWSSRTKQRLPHVLTHPYQI, encoded by the coding sequence GTGTTCAACAGGAGTAAGGAGTACGTCCTGAGGGTTGCTGAGGCAGGTAAGAACGACGCGTTCAGGGGTAAGGTCCGGATCCCTGAGAGGATCCTCAACGCCATAGGTGCTGAGGAAGGGGACGCTGTCGAGATAGTGGGCAGGAAGAACACGGTAGCTATAGTGTGGCCAGCACTGCCTGAGGACGATGATAAGGACTTGATAAGGATGGATGGCGTGCTAAGGAAGAATGCCGGCGTCAGCATAGGGGACAGGGTGCTCGTGAGGCGCATCGAGGTCAAGCAGGCCCTCACTGTCAAGCTGGCGCTCACGGACGCCTCAAGCCAGGTGAGCGGCGGGGAGTCAGCGCTCAGGATAATTAAGAGGAGGTTGCTGAACTACGCGGTTGTGGAGGAGGATGTAGTTCCGTTCCAGCTTCTGGGTTCGGTCATGTTCCTGAAGGTGGTCTCGACAAGACCTGCGGGGCCGGTGGTAATAGGGGAGCAGACCAGGCTAATTCTGGTCAACAAGCCCGCGCAGACCCTCAGGATGATGAGGGTGACTTACGAGGACGTCGGCGGCATGAAGGATGTGGTTGAGAGGGTTAGGGAGCTTGTTGAGTTACCCCTCAAGCATCCGGAACTCTTCAGGAAGCTCGGCATAGAACCCCCTAAGGGAGTCCTTCTTTATGGTCCTCCTGGTTGTGGTAAGACCCTCCTAGCTAAGGCCGTGGCAACCGAGGCTGATGCCTACTTCATAGCGATTAACGGTCCTGAGATTATGAGTAAGTATTATGGTGAGTCTGAGCAGAGGTTGAGGGAGATTTTCGAGGAGGCCAGGAAGAACGCGCCAGCAATAATATTCATAGACGAAATAGACTCAATAGCACCAAAAAGAGAAGAAGTAATAGGAGAAGTAGAAAAAAGAGTAGTAGCACAACTACTAACACTAATGGACGGGCTTGAGGGCAGGGGGGACGTCATAGTTATAGGGGCTACGAACAGGATAGACGCAGTCGACCCAGCCCTGAGAAGGCCGGGAAGATTCGACAGGGAAATAGAGATACCGATGCCCAACAAGCAGGGGAGGTTCGAGATACTCCAAATACACACTAGGAACGTGCCTCTAGCGGAGGACGTCAACCTGGCGAAGCTGGCTGAAGTGACGCATGGCTTCACGGGAGCTGATCTAGCGGCTTTGGTTAAGGAGGCGGCCCTCAACGCGATAAAGAGGGCTCTCAACGGCCTGAACCTAGACGATGACCTGCCGCCTGACATATACAGCGGCTTGGCCGTGAGCATGAACGACCTGATGAACGCCCTCAAAGCAGTCCACCCAAGCGGGCTCAGAGAACTCTTCGTCGAGGTCCCTGAGGTCAGGTGGTCCGACATAGGTGGTCTGGAGGACGTGAAGCAGGAGCTGAGGGAGGTCATTGAGTGGCCTCTCAAGAACCCGGAGTCTTACGAGAGGTTGGGCGTTGAGTCCCCTAGGGGTATTCTTCTTTATGGTCCTCCTGGTTGTGGTAAGACCCTCCTAGCTAAGGCCGTGGCGACGGAATCAGGAGCAAACTTCATAGCAATAAAAGGACCAGAAATACTAAGCAAATGGGTAGGAGAATCAGAAAAAGCAATAAGAGAAATATTCAGAAGAGCAAGACAAGTAGCACCAGCAATAATATTCTTCGACGAAATAGACTCAATAGCCCCCCTGAGGGGGGTCTCCGGGGACTCGTACGTGAGTGAGAGGGTTGTGAGCCAGCTACTGACGGAGATGGACTCGATAGAGAAGCTTGGGAACGTCGTCGTGATAGCGGCGACCAACAGGCCGGACTTAGTGGATCCCGCTTTACTCAGGCCGGGTAGGCTGGAGAAGCTCATCTACGTACCGCAGCCGGACTTAAGGGCGCGGCTGGACATACTCAGCGTCCTCACCAGGAAGAGCCCGCTAGCCCCCGACGTGAGTCTGGAGGAGCTTGCCAGGAGGACGGAGGGCTATTCGGGGGCCGACCTGACCGCTTTAGTAAGGGAAGCTGCCTTCAGCGCTCTGCGGAGGAGCCCCGACGCGTCGCACATAAGCCGGGAGGACTTCGAGCGCGCGTTGCGCAAGATACCGCCGTCGCTGACTCAGGACATAATTAAGTTCTATGAGGTTTGGTCCTCCAGAACCAAGCAGAGGTTGCCTCACGTGCTGACACACCCCTACCAGATATGA
- a CDS encoding elongation factor 1-beta, with protein MGKVVVSLRVNPDSDEVDLDSLINGIKAKLPQYYDILRHEKEYVAFGLYALRLYIAMPEDFEGGTDELERTLTEVSGVASVDIDFVTRTDAL; from the coding sequence TTGGGTAAGGTCGTGGTCTCACTTCGTGTGAATCCGGACAGCGATGAGGTGGATCTCGACTCCCTAATCAACGGCATTAAGGCTAAGCTACCCCAGTACTACGACATCCTCAGGCATGAGAAGGAGTACGTGGCCTTCGGGCTCTATGCGCTGAGGCTGTACATAGCGATGCCGGAGGACTTCGAGGGCGGGACGGACGAGCTTGAGAGGACCCTCACTGAAGTGAGCGGGGTAGCGTCCGTGGACATAGACTTCGTGACGAGGACTGACGCCCTCTGA
- a CDS encoding type II secretion system F family protein, which yields MAPRRNRSKGKDRGEGGKDVGKELKAITKPWRRTPTFDDLFTAASLTVFESWGARLARSFELDKSILKAGMTVHPTIYASKTLMLTFTAALIVGLAASTALILVPMPFIAKVVVGLVTVILPIMVFAVRLIQPSLAASERKASVENELPFFMAYASTMVKGGVSLERIIERVANLKVFKAMKEECMRVITYIKLFGYDPVTALERVALLHPSSRFRDLMLGYTTTLRSGGDVTHYMEIRTQELFEHRMSEVRSMTERLASFLELYIVLGVIMSVTIFVFFSVSGTLSAVTAGRTTGAVVVDVTMPSLYNFIVLPTLGLMVLLMIHVSQPRTPVKIMEPYITLTVLIPISIVMFFVSLFITGGMNVLKGFIGTREVVSLVVSLTIALLLLTIPPWLVHRNVMKGHKGLVRSTADYLRELSEIRKTGLSPEKCIVQLSTKDFRNLIPLVSKAGAALTLGLSLEEALRRVLKTIREWFVIAIFRFLTDSIVVGGGAPEIIDALARFTQTLSELEEELRRRLKAYVILPYFGAVMLASSPIIIVNMLITAAGVNPEAIAPLIGILSIGSLLNSFIMGLVAGKSSEMSVAAGFKHAALMTAVTTATVLGTLAYISGTLPI from the coding sequence ATGGCTCCACGACGTAACAGGAGCAAAGGCAAGGACCGTGGGGAGGGAGGTAAGGACGTAGGCAAGGAGCTGAAGGCGATCACCAAGCCCTGGCGTAGGACCCCCACGTTCGACGACCTCTTCACGGCGGCATCGCTGACGGTGTTCGAGTCCTGGGGGGCCAGGCTGGCCAGGAGTTTCGAACTGGATAAGTCCATACTTAAGGCGGGCATGACGGTCCACCCGACCATATACGCGTCGAAGACCCTCATGCTGACGTTTACGGCGGCTTTGATAGTGGGGCTCGCCGCGTCAACGGCCTTAATACTCGTGCCCATGCCGTTCATCGCTAAGGTGGTTGTGGGGCTTGTCACGGTCATACTGCCTATAATGGTCTTCGCCGTTAGGCTCATCCAGCCGTCGCTGGCCGCCTCTGAGAGGAAGGCGAGCGTTGAGAACGAACTACCCTTCTTCATGGCCTACGCGTCCACGATGGTTAAGGGCGGGGTTAGTCTGGAGAGGATAATAGAGAGGGTTGCGAACCTTAAGGTCTTCAAGGCCATGAAGGAGGAGTGCATGAGGGTGATCACCTACATCAAGCTGTTCGGCTACGACCCGGTCACGGCCCTCGAGAGGGTTGCCCTGCTACACCCCAGCTCCAGGTTCAGGGACCTGATGCTCGGCTACACGACCACGCTGAGGAGCGGGGGTGACGTAACGCACTACATGGAGATAAGGACTCAGGAGCTGTTCGAGCACAGGATGAGTGAGGTCAGGTCGATGACCGAGAGGCTTGCCTCATTCCTCGAGCTCTACATAGTGTTAGGGGTCATAATGTCCGTAACGATATTCGTGTTCTTCTCCGTCTCGGGAACCCTCTCAGCAGTCACCGCCGGCAGAACTACGGGGGCGGTAGTCGTCGACGTGACCATGCCCTCACTCTACAACTTCATAGTCCTGCCGACGCTCGGGTTAATGGTCCTCCTAATGATACACGTCTCACAACCCAGAACCCCTGTGAAGATCATGGAGCCCTACATAACGCTGACGGTCTTAATACCCATATCGATAGTGATGTTCTTCGTGTCCCTCTTCATAACGGGGGGCATGAACGTCCTGAAGGGCTTCATAGGGACTAGGGAGGTGGTCTCGCTCGTGGTCTCCCTGACCATAGCCCTCCTGCTCCTCACGATACCGCCGTGGCTGGTTCACAGGAACGTGATGAAGGGCCACAAAGGGCTCGTGAGGTCCACCGCCGACTACCTGAGGGAGTTGAGCGAGATAAGGAAGACAGGGCTGTCCCCCGAGAAGTGCATCGTGCAGCTCTCCACCAAAGACTTCAGGAACCTCATCCCCCTCGTGAGTAAGGCCGGCGCGGCGCTCACCCTAGGCCTAAGCCTCGAGGAGGCTCTGAGGAGGGTTCTGAAGACCATCAGGGAGTGGTTCGTCATAGCGATCTTCAGATTCCTTACGGACTCGATAGTAGTTGGGGGCGGAGCGCCTGAGATCATAGACGCCCTAGCAAGGTTCACCCAAACGCTCAGCGAGCTGGAGGAGGAGCTCAGGAGGAGGCTCAAGGCGTACGTGATACTCCCGTACTTCGGCGCCGTCATGCTGGCATCATCGCCGATAATAATAGTCAACATGCTAATAACGGCGGCGGGTGTCAACCCTGAGGCGATAGCGCCGCTCATAGGCATACTCAGCATCGGCTCGCTCCTCAACTCATTCATAATGGGGCTAGTAGCCGGCAAGTCAAGCGAGATGAGCGTCGCGGCGGGATTCAAACACGCAGCACTGATGACGGCAGTAACGACAGCCACGGTGCTTGGGACGCTGGCC
- a CDS encoding carboxypeptidase-like regulatory domain-containing protein: MLSMYSLSSTSERERAATITTALTFSLLVLSLLATPHMSVNAQTLELNIPYAYTLTPQIPGNLSIVKLLMLNRTAVMSVATDGSRDYVAVLDVSNPYETPKILQLYPLVGRVTSFTTDGWPAARVAIGTDMGEVLLFKISGGRIYKTLESVLGADYYVRKAGVLRTADGGYRIAVLVSEGGPVSGLCSSCYVYVFSEGIPNVLKIGGYPGNATPSYPGIMPQDIVPLTVFTGSSYYYDASKLMVVWATSNFIVLVVNVTQVVEGVSTPASGALVNVVAYDVKTGLRYAYGFNAGQDGRVGIPVPRGMMVNITVQDIYFKPYTLTYNTSKVPGYVSTVGLPPITLPSKPLTTPASALYRTPEFLLANLEVLDVSDAPHGFKRVGYVNFKVPPTGSYVSFLKGVEDSRYVITHYDPEAGYVNVSRVDLTLRRVSLTTEYIGNAGIPFSMTLKDGSLLVLSLSDGRVKAYRLISGVPEHYALEYTYVYGSPVEKVGLFLGDGNPAIFAASRSGLQVIRVEPYVVPIFRRDLTLNFAGLEGGYVDSDLTGDFTAGVVCSGNKLLVLRNIYMLVDKEPLLVSSLTAGRAVIRVIPPGNESASEARVTFKYPGGVLVRTPGADGTVVFDNILPGVRYEVLVNHSRPYVNPNSTYIEVSYFGDVQLEIRLTYKEYKVGLNVSDPITGGLIAPYTVMADGRVLIPSSTSRLAEVTLLYGTHELRIAPAPGYERVYEQYVTTLLVSQDVLLNVTLNRRMYLLEVRVEDEVTTKLIAPVQIEVAGVTGTVDAATPRTFFTLPYGSYLVNVGPASGYEAIYSRSTFNITLSADTARIVRLPRNLYTLYLSLRDATINMLTGTFDVYVNNTRRLTGVTRNATMSLPYGTYVVQVRPTSEYEKVYSPSQALTIKLTNHTSLTAPLARRYYTLRVNVMEGDTPIKGATIKVFSVDTGALVTVLNTAEEGYVEISLFYGTMRLEITAPGYYDEVKTVSLDKNTVVTVYMSPQPITLFFRYLPIAAVVVVAVVAVYGVLRLRSIIYRRLYREESLF, encoded by the coding sequence ATGCTTAGCATGTACTCGCTCAGTTCAACTTCTGAGAGGGAGAGGGCGGCAACCATCACCACCGCCTTGACTTTCTCACTCCTCGTTCTCTCACTCCTAGCTACTCCGCACATGTCGGTCAACGCGCAGACGCTCGAGCTTAACATTCCCTACGCGTACACGCTCACGCCTCAAATCCCGGGCAACTTAAGCATAGTCAAGCTGTTGATGCTTAACAGGACAGCGGTCATGAGCGTGGCTACCGATGGATCCAGGGACTACGTGGCGGTGCTCGACGTCAGCAACCCGTACGAAACGCCTAAAATCCTTCAGCTCTACCCGCTGGTCGGGAGGGTCACGTCATTCACCACCGACGGATGGCCTGCCGCGAGAGTCGCCATAGGTACTGACATGGGTGAGGTGCTGCTCTTCAAGATAAGTGGCGGGAGAATCTACAAGACCCTTGAATCCGTCCTAGGCGCTGACTACTACGTCAGGAAGGCAGGGGTCCTGAGGACTGCGGACGGGGGCTACAGGATCGCGGTACTAGTTAGTGAGGGAGGCCCTGTGAGCGGGCTGTGCTCCTCCTGCTACGTCTACGTATTCAGCGAGGGAATTCCGAACGTGCTGAAGATAGGGGGTTACCCTGGGAACGCAACCCCCTCCTACCCAGGCATAATGCCGCAGGACATCGTCCCGCTAACAGTGTTCACAGGTAGCTCATACTACTACGACGCGTCGAAGCTCATGGTCGTCTGGGCAACGTCCAACTTCATCGTGCTGGTAGTTAACGTGACGCAGGTAGTGGAGGGTGTGTCCACACCCGCCTCAGGAGCTCTGGTTAACGTGGTTGCGTACGACGTTAAGACCGGGCTCAGGTATGCCTACGGCTTCAACGCAGGCCAGGATGGGAGGGTGGGTATACCTGTGCCGAGGGGTATGATGGTCAACATAACCGTGCAGGACATCTACTTCAAACCATACACACTCACCTACAATACCTCGAAGGTGCCCGGGTATGTGAGCACGGTAGGCCTCCCGCCTATAACCCTACCCAGTAAACCGCTGACAACCCCGGCATCGGCCCTCTACAGGACTCCCGAGTTCCTTCTGGCGAACCTGGAGGTTCTTGACGTTTCGGACGCGCCGCACGGGTTTAAGAGGGTTGGGTACGTGAACTTCAAGGTGCCTCCCACCGGCTCCTACGTGTCCTTCCTCAAGGGTGTTGAGGACTCGAGGTACGTGATCACGCACTACGACCCTGAAGCCGGCTACGTGAACGTAAGCAGGGTTGACTTGACGCTCAGGAGGGTCTCACTAACTACGGAGTACATAGGGAATGCGGGAATTCCGTTTAGCATGACTCTGAAGGACGGCAGTCTCCTGGTGCTGTCTCTCAGCGACGGCAGGGTTAAGGCCTACAGGCTGATCTCCGGGGTGCCGGAGCATTATGCGCTCGAATACACCTACGTGTATGGAAGTCCTGTGGAGAAGGTGGGCCTATTCCTAGGTGATGGCAACCCAGCAATATTCGCAGCCTCTCGCTCAGGGCTCCAGGTGATCAGGGTGGAGCCTTACGTGGTGCCTATCTTCAGGCGGGACTTGACGCTGAACTTCGCGGGGCTTGAGGGGGGTTACGTAGACTCCGACCTTACGGGCGACTTCACCGCCGGCGTGGTGTGTAGCGGTAACAAACTCCTCGTGTTGAGGAACATCTACATGCTGGTTGACAAGGAGCCCCTCCTAGTCTCCAGCCTCACCGCGGGCAGGGCGGTGATCAGGGTGATCCCGCCCGGTAATGAGTCCGCGAGTGAGGCAAGAGTTACGTTCAAGTACCCGGGCGGCGTCCTAGTTAGGACTCCGGGCGCCGACGGCACTGTAGTGTTCGACAACATACTGCCCGGCGTTAGGTATGAGGTGTTGGTTAATCACAGCAGACCGTACGTGAACCCCAACTCCACCTACATTGAAGTCAGCTACTTCGGGGACGTGCAACTAGAGATACGCTTGACCTATAAGGAATATAAAGTCGGTTTGAACGTCAGCGACCCGATCACAGGTGGGCTGATAGCTCCGTACACTGTGATGGCGGACGGCAGGGTCTTAATACCGTCGAGCACCAGCAGGCTTGCCGAGGTCACCCTCCTCTACGGGACGCACGAACTCAGGATAGCCCCGGCCCCAGGGTATGAGAGGGTTTACGAGCAGTACGTAACCACCCTCCTCGTCTCGCAGGATGTGTTGCTGAACGTGACGCTTAACAGAAGAATGTATCTGCTTGAAGTCAGGGTTGAGGACGAGGTCACGACCAAGCTGATAGCCCCGGTTCAGATCGAGGTGGCCGGCGTTACTGGAACTGTCGACGCTGCAACGCCGAGGACTTTCTTCACACTGCCTTACGGTAGCTACCTCGTGAATGTCGGGCCGGCATCAGGTTATGAGGCCATCTACTCAAGGTCGACGTTCAACATAACCCTCTCCGCGGACACTGCGAGGATCGTGAGGTTGCCTAGGAACCTCTACACGCTGTACTTGAGTTTGAGGGACGCCACGATAAACATGCTCACCGGAACATTCGACGTCTACGTGAACAACACAAGACGCCTAACCGGCGTGACCCGGAATGCCACCATGAGCCTTCCCTACGGAACGTACGTAGTGCAGGTGAGGCCGACCAGCGAATATGAGAAGGTCTACAGCCCCTCGCAGGCGCTCACAATCAAACTAACTAACCACACATCCCTTACAGCACCTCTTGCGAGGAGGTACTACACGCTCAGAGTCAACGTTATGGAGGGCGATACGCCGATCAAAGGCGCTACGATAAAGGTCTTCAGCGTGGACACGGGCGCTCTAGTCACAGTGCTAAACACCGCTGAGGAGGGCTACGTTGAGATCAGTCTATTCTACGGTACCATGAGGCTTGAGATCACCGCACCGGGCTACTACGATGAGGTTAAGACTGTGAGCCTAGATAAAAACACCGTGGTAACCGTGTACATGAGTCCTCAGCCGATAACCCTCTTCTTCAGATACCTGCCGATAGCGGCCGTAGTGGTGGTGGCTGTGGTGGCCGTGTACGGTGTCCTGAGACTCAGATCCATAATATACCGAAGGCTGTACAGGGAGGAGTCCCTGTTCTGA